In Phyllostomus discolor isolate MPI-MPIP mPhyDis1 chromosome 2, mPhyDis1.pri.v3, whole genome shotgun sequence, the following are encoded in one genomic region:
- the CCER1 gene encoding coiled-coil domain-containing glutamate-rich protein 1, whose protein sequence is MTQTLGNLGGGWASSAPFRTGSSCHQRRKGPPIYKPRHRYGPKAENEPPRKQPKQQHHWGHWFQPPQSPYWAMYSHWGCWGGPWCPPAMGYQKPPGPVQVTRMYGLHPVCLCCCPCWHGPWNPGWLRPPGKKKRWGRRGGGLRHHPRRPFKKSPSVDESKVLRPVNLYEWQVPDMRVPGLQAPRNTTQFIMNQIYEDMRQQEELEHQQEALRAQQAQEGENDAPPSGGEEDTELPDTLYGFGQNPLAFTPDPEEVNQSSAPQLVEEEEKNDECDEEECDEEECDGKEEESEEEDEEAETQDEEEVEEADYKGEEEKEEEEEEEEAEEIEEGLEEDKHREEENHLTLDMPLSFLLGDEEEKELYKLFVFKPETDNS, encoded by the coding sequence ATGACCCAAACTCTCGGTAACTTGGGTGGCGGCTGGGCATCCTCTGCTCCATTTCGCACTGGGTCTTCCTGCCACCAAAGGCGCAAGGGTCCTCCGATTTACAAGCCGCGGCACCGCTATGGTCCCAAGGCCGAGAATGAGCCTCCGAGGAAACAGCCGAAGCAGCAGCACCACTGGGGCCACTGGTTCCAACCACCCCAAAGTCCTTATTGGGCCATGTATTCTcactgggggtgctggggagggccCTGGTGCCCACCTGCAATGGGATACCAGAAGCCCCCAGGGCCAGTGCAAGTGACCCGTATGTATGGTCTGCACCCAGTTTGCCTTTGCTGTTGCCCTTGCTGGCATGGGCCCTGGAACCCGGGCTGGTTGAGGCCACCTGGCAAGAAGAAGCGGTGGGGCCGCAGGGGTGGTGGCCTGCGCCATCACCCTCGCCGCCCCTTCAAGAAGAGCCCATCCGTGGATGAGAGCAAGGTCCTGCGACCTGTCAACCTGTATGAGTGGCAGGTGCCTGACATGCGGGTGCCTGGCTTGCAGGCACCCCGCAACACCACCCAGTTCATCATGAACCAGATCTACGAGGACATGAGGCAGCAAGAGGAGCTGGAGCACCAGCAGGAGGCACTGAGAGctcagcaggcccaggagggCGAAAACGATGCGCCCCCCAGTGGTGGTGAGGAAGACACGGAGCTGCCTGACACTTTGTATGGCTTTGGGCAGAATCCTTTAGCCTTTACTCCTGACCCTGAGGAGGTAAATCAGTCTTCTGCCCCACAGCTagtggaagaagaggagaaaaatgacgAGTGTGATGAGGAGGAGTGTGATGAGGAGGAGTGtgatgggaaagaggaagagagtgaggaggaggatgaagaagCAGAGACCCAGGATgaagaggaggtagaagaggctGACTataaaggggaggaagaaaaggaagaggaagaggaggaggaggaagctgaggaaaTAGAGGAGGGGTTGGAGGAGGATAAgcacagagaagaagagaatcatTTGACTTTGGATATGCCGTTATCATTCCTTCtgggagatgaggaagagaaagaacttTATAAACTGTTCgtatttaagcctgaaacagatAATTCCTAA